In Apilactobacillus bombintestini, one genomic interval encodes:
- the ychF gene encoding redox-regulated ATPase YchF, whose protein sequence is MSLTAGIVGLPNVGKSTLFNAITKAGAEMANYPFATIDPNVGMVEVPDSRLDRIQELIPAKKIVPTTFEFTDIAGIVKGASKGEGLGNKFLENIRQVDAIVHVVRAFDDDNITHVTGKVDPVADIETINLELGIADLDAVNKRLGKVQRAAKGRDEDALAELAVLEKIKPVLEAGKPVRSIDFDEDEQKIVKGLFLLTSKPVLYVANIAEDDMADPEGSKYFQEVKKYADDEGAQAIGIAAETEEEIAELDDDDKATFLEAEGVEEPGLNKLIRASYNLLGLETFFTAGGKETKAWTYLKGTKAPQAAGIIHSDFERGFIRAEVMAFDDLDKLGSEQAVKEAGKLRVEGKDYVMHDGDIVNFRFNV, encoded by the coding sequence ATGTCATTAACAGCAGGAATTGTTGGTTTACCAAACGTTGGTAAATCTACTTTATTTAATGCGATTACTAAAGCCGGAGCAGAAATGGCTAATTACCCATTTGCTACTATTGATCCTAACGTCGGAATGGTGGAAGTTCCTGACTCACGTCTAGATCGTATTCAAGAACTTATTCCAGCTAAAAAAATTGTTCCTACTACCTTCGAATTTACTGATATTGCCGGAATCGTTAAGGGTGCCAGCAAGGGTGAAGGTCTAGGTAACAAGTTCCTAGAAAACATTCGTCAAGTAGACGCTATTGTACACGTAGTACGTGCTTTCGATGATGACAACATTACCCACGTTACTGGTAAAGTGGACCCCGTTGCCGATATTGAAACTATCAACCTTGAATTAGGTATTGCGGACTTAGACGCTGTTAACAAGCGTTTAGGCAAGGTACAAAGAGCAGCTAAGGGACGCGATGAAGATGCTTTAGCTGAATTAGCAGTACTAGAAAAAATTAAGCCAGTACTAGAAGCTGGTAAACCAGTACGTTCTATCGACTTTGATGAAGATGAACAAAAGATTGTTAAAGGTCTATTCTTATTAACTTCTAAGCCAGTACTATACGTAGCTAATATCGCCGAAGACGATATGGCTGATCCAGAAGGTTCCAAGTACTTCCAAGAAGTTAAGAAGTACGCTGACGATGAAGGTGCACAAGCTATCGGTATCGCCGCTGAAACTGAAGAAGAAATTGCTGAATTAGACGATGATGATAAAGCTACTTTCCTAGAAGCTGAAGGAGTAGAAGAACCAGGTCTAAACAAGTTAATTCGTGCTTCATACAACCTATTAGGTCTAGAAACCTTCTTCACTGCTGGTGGTAAAGAAACTAAGGCTTGGACTTACTTGAAGGGTACTAAGGCACCTCAAGCAGCCGGAATCATTCACTCTGATTTTGAACGTGGATTCATTCGTGCCGAAGTAATGGCCTTTGATGACTTAGACAAACTAGGTAGTGAACAAGCAGTTAAAGAAGCTGGTAAGCTACGTGTTGAAGGTAAAGATTACGTTATGCACGATGGTGACATCGTTAACTTCAGATTTAACGTTTAA
- a CDS encoding ParB/RepB/Spo0J family partition protein, giving the protein MVNNKGLGRGIEALFADSEMQSATEDVTDLELSKLTPNPFQPRTHFDTKALKDLTSSIEKSGVFQPIIVRKSSKKADQYEILAGERRFRASRMAGKKTIPAIVRDASDEQMMEIAVMENLQREDLNPIEEAEAYNTLMTKLDITQAEVSKRLGKSRPYIANYLRLLGLPNEVKEMLTKNQLSMGQARTLLSVKPKENLIKLAKRAYDETMTVRQLEKAIEELSSNTKKKRRPRRSTKKSPFLRASENELQDKFATSVSISNSRSKKGSGKIEISYTSDDDLNRILQILDINLD; this is encoded by the coding sequence ATGGTGAATAATAAAGGCTTAGGTAGAGGAATTGAAGCACTATTTGCTGACAGTGAAATGCAATCAGCAACTGAAGATGTAACTGACTTAGAATTAAGTAAGTTAACACCTAATCCATTCCAACCCAGAACTCATTTTGATACTAAAGCGTTGAAAGATTTAACTAGCTCCATTGAAAAATCCGGAGTATTTCAACCTATTATCGTTAGAAAGTCTAGTAAAAAGGCTGATCAATACGAAATTCTAGCAGGGGAACGTCGTTTCCGTGCTTCTCGTATGGCTGGCAAGAAGACTATTCCGGCGATTGTAAGGGATGCTTCTGATGAACAAATGATGGAAATTGCGGTTATGGAAAACTTGCAAAGAGAAGACCTAAATCCCATTGAAGAAGCCGAAGCTTACAATACCTTAATGACTAAATTAGATATTACCCAAGCTGAAGTATCCAAGCGTTTAGGCAAATCTCGTCCATACATTGCTAACTATCTTCGTTTATTGGGACTACCTAATGAAGTTAAAGAAATGTTGACTAAGAATCAATTATCCATGGGACAAGCTAGAACTTTGTTATCAGTTAAGCCTAAGGAAAACTTAATCAAGTTGGCTAAACGTGCTTATGATGAAACCATGACCGTTCGTCAACTAGAAAAGGCTATCGAAGAACTAAGTTCTAACACTAAGAAGAAACGTCGTCCACGTCGTTCTACTAAGAAGTCACCATTCTTACGTGCTTCTGAAAATGAACTACAAGACAAGTTCGCTACTTCCGTTTCCATCTCCAACAGCCGTTCTAAGAAGGGCAGCGGAAAGATTGAAATTAGCTATACATCAGATGATGATTTAAATCGAATTTTGCAAATTTTAGATATTAATTTAGACTAA
- the guaB gene encoding IMP dehydrogenase has translation MDNWETKFAKKGLTFDDVLLIPAESHVLPNEVDTSVRLSKDIKLNVPFLSASMDTVTTSDMAIAMAQVGGLGVIHKNMLIDEQASEVKKVKAVEKTDKTPNAAVDANNHLLCAAAVGVTSDTFKRAQALFDAGADAIIIDTAHGHSAGVIRKVKEIREKFADKTLIAGNVATGQATNDLFEAGVDVVKVGIGPGSICTTRIVAGVGVPQLTAVYDAAEVARKWHKPIIADGGVKYSGDAAKAIAAGGNAVMLGGMLSGTDEAPGEVFEDNGVKYKAYRGMGSVGAMEHGSADRYFQGEVNEAKKLVPEGIEARVEYKGSAKDIIFQMVGGLRAAMGYTGSKDIQAMNDNAQFVQITNAGLRESHPHDVQITKAAPNYK, from the coding sequence ATGGACAATTGGGAAACAAAATTCGCAAAAAAAGGTTTAACTTTTGATGACGTTCTACTAATTCCAGCAGAAAGTCACGTTTTACCAAACGAAGTAGACACTTCTGTAAGACTTTCTAAGGACATTAAATTAAACGTTCCATTTCTAAGTGCCAGCATGGACACTGTTACTACCTCAGACATGGCAATTGCTATGGCACAAGTTGGTGGTTTAGGTGTTATTCACAAGAACATGCTAATCGATGAACAAGCTTCTGAAGTTAAGAAAGTTAAAGCAGTAGAAAAGACTGATAAAACTCCTAACGCAGCGGTAGATGCCAACAACCATTTATTATGTGCGGCAGCCGTAGGAGTTACTTCTGATACTTTCAAGCGTGCACAAGCATTATTTGATGCCGGTGCCGATGCCATTATCATTGATACTGCGCATGGTCATTCCGCTGGAGTAATTAGAAAAGTTAAAGAAATTCGCGAAAAGTTTGCTGATAAAACTCTTATCGCCGGAAACGTAGCAACTGGTCAAGCTACTAACGATTTATTCGAAGCCGGTGTAGATGTAGTTAAGGTAGGAATTGGTCCTGGTTCTATCTGTACTACTAGAATCGTTGCAGGTGTGGGTGTTCCACAATTAACTGCTGTATACGATGCTGCTGAAGTTGCCAGAAAATGGCACAAACCTATTATCGCCGATGGAGGAGTTAAGTACTCTGGTGATGCTGCTAAAGCAATCGCTGCTGGTGGTAACGCCGTAATGCTTGGTGGTATGTTATCCGGTACCGACGAAGCTCCTGGTGAAGTATTCGAAGACAATGGTGTTAAATACAAAGCTTACCGTGGAATGGGAAGTGTGGGTGCCATGGAACATGGTTCTGCCGACCGTTACTTCCAAGGTGAAGTTAATGAAGCTAAGAAGTTAGTTCCTGAAGGTATTGAAGCTCGTGTTGAATACAAAGGATCAGCTAAAGACATCATCTTCCAAATGGTAGGTGGTCTAAGAGCTGCCATGGGTTACACTGGTTCTAAAGATATTCAAGCTATGAATGATAATGCCCAATTTGTCCAAATTACTAACGCTGGTTTACGTGAATCACATCCTCATGATGTTCAAATCACTAAAGCAGCTCCTAACTACAAATAA
- a CDS encoding DUF951 domain-containing protein, producing MYSLNDVVEMKKAHPCGANSWKIIRMGADIKIECQNCGHIVMLARREFEKKMKKVVQKAPQD from the coding sequence ATGTATTCATTAAATGATGTGGTAGAAATGAAAAAAGCACATCCATGTGGTGCCAATTCTTGGAAAATTATTCGTATGGGTGCTGACATTAAAATCGAATGCCAAAACTGTGGACATATCGTTATGTTAGCGCGTCGTGAATTTGAAAAGAAAATGAAAAAAGTAGTGCAAAAAGCACCTCAAGACTAA
- a CDS encoding DUF1129 domain-containing protein, whose amino-acid sequence MTEKRNAHVQQNRHEADQKLHSQFDGIGLTKRNSDYMFKFNKELQKTNLSAERKAEIINQMKDELLVEQKHGATARNLYGTVGERVDYIVNPPKKKTSLMDNFWPNVAYNSLFFFVLFNLLYGVVDLISKTSTKQSVGIFSLTAMSIVFGLCAPFLTRLLDNTVKHTYSGLMRGLFMLLVIVAWVLAFLVLVAIPQQGINIVVSPIINFILAIVGIAADFYVYRHFTITVNFFTPKTTGTRK is encoded by the coding sequence ATGACTGAAAAAAGAAATGCACATGTACAACAAAATCGTCATGAAGCAGATCAAAAATTACACAGCCAATTTGATGGAATTGGTTTAACTAAACGTAATTCCGATTACATGTTTAAGTTCAACAAGGAATTACAAAAGACTAATTTATCTGCAGAAAGAAAAGCAGAAATCATCAATCAAATGAAAGATGAATTGCTAGTAGAACAAAAACATGGTGCTACTGCTCGTAATTTGTACGGTACAGTAGGTGAACGTGTGGATTACATCGTTAACCCACCTAAGAAGAAAACCAGTCTAATGGACAATTTCTGGCCAAATGTGGCATATAACTCATTGTTCTTCTTCGTATTGTTTAATCTTTTATACGGGGTAGTTGATCTTATTTCTAAGACTAGTACCAAACAATCAGTGGGTATCTTCTCATTGACTGCAATGTCCATTGTCTTCGGACTATGTGCACCATTCTTAACTAGATTATTAGATAACACAGTTAAGCACACTTACAGTGGCTTAATGCGTGGTCTATTTATGTTGCTAGTTATCGTGGCATGGGTATTAGCATTCTTAGTATTAGTTGCTATTCCACAACAAGGTATCAATATCGTAGTTTCCCCAATTATTAACTTTATCTTAGCAATTGTGGGTATCGCTGCTGATTTCTATGTATACCGTCATTTCACAATTACAGTTAACTTCTTTACCCCTAAAACTACGGGTACAAGAAAATAA